A stretch of DNA from Luteolibacter sp. Y139:
GTCGCAAACCACCAAGCCGGGTGTGATGAAATCCCTCGCATTCAGAATTTAATTGCACGTTTTATTCGACTCGTTTTCATCAATCCAGCAGCTCCACGGTATGACGAATCCGCGCATCCCGACGACAATCTCACCAACCATCTGACCACCTCCTCACATGTACCTGCCCCTTGGCCAATACTCACCTGACATCAAGCTCGGCTTCGTTTCCGCGTCCCGAAATTGCTTTCCTCGTCCGCTCGCCGCAGAGCGCTCGGAAAAGTTGATTGCTGCCACCAAAGCGGCAGGCATCGAACTCACCGTCCCAGCCGGCGAGTGCGCCGTCATCGAAACCCGCGCCCACGCCGCGGATGCCGCGAAGCAACTCATCGCCGCCGGCTGCGATGCCGCCGTGCTCTTCCTCGGCAACTTCTCGCCGGAGATCGAAGACGCCGCCTTCGTGAAAGCCTTCCCCGGCCCCGTGCTCCTGATCGCAGCCGCCGAGGAAAGCGCCATCAATCTCATCCAAAAGCGCGGCGACGCCCTCTGTGGCCTCCTCTCCGCCGCCATGGCCATCCGCAAGCGCGATGTCCAGGACCGCGTCCACATCCCGGAGCTCCCCGTCGTCTCCGCCGAGGAAGGTGCCGCCGAGATCGCCCACTTCGTGAAGATGATCAAGGTGGTGAAGGGCGTCAGCAACGCCACCATCGGCCTCTTCGGCCCCCGCCCGCGCGACTTCGAAACCTGCAACTACAACCTCGCCTCCCTCCTGTCGATTGGCGTCGAAATCGAGGAACTCGGCCTCTTCGACCTCCAGAACGAGATCAAGACCATCCAGGAATCCAAGGCCATTGCCGACGAGCAAAAGGCCGAGATGCCATCCATCCCGGAAGACCCGAACTTCAAGGCCCGCCTCTCCGACTACGAGCAAGCTGTTAGAAACTTCCGCGATCGCCTCCAGCTCTCCGGCGCGGCCTCGCAGTGCTGGTCCGAGCAGGAGTTCTCCCTCAAGCACGTCCCCTGCTTCATCAACGGCCGTATGGCCGACAAGGGCTTCCCCATCGCCTGCGAAAACGACGCCTACTCGCTCGTCGCCGAGCTGATGGCCCAATACGCCAGCGACAACACGGTCACCGTCCTGGACATCAACCACTCCATTCCCGGCAACCTCCACGAGTCGCTGAAGGACTATCCGCTCAAGGACATGGTCGGCATGTTTCACTGCGGCAATACCGCCAGCAAGCTGCTCAAGAACCCGGAGATGAAATACCAGCTCATCATGAAGCGCCTCATGGAGCCGGACACCGATCCCGACATCACCCGCGGCACCATCGAGGGCCAGATCTCCGCCTCGCCGATCACCGTCGTGCAGATCCACGGCCACGGTGACAAGCTCCGCGCGTACATCTGCGAGGGCCACTTCCTCGACCTCGACCCGAAGACCTTCGGCTGCACCGGCACCGCATACATCCCCGGCTTCCATCGCTTCTACCGCCACGTGCTGCTTGGCGCCTACCACCACCACGCCGCCGTCGCCTTCGCCCACGTCGGCGCGGTCCTGTTCGATGCCTTCAAGCTGCTCGGCATCGAAGTCATCGATACCCCGCTTCCGGATGGCGTGCCGTATCCCGGTGAAAACGTCTTCCGCGCCGGCCTAGTGCCAAAAGGCCGCTGATCTAAAATCCACTAGGATAGATTCCCTTCGGGAGCACGTGCGAAACGCCGCGTGCTCCCGATTTTTTTGCATGATCCTCCGGTTACTCATCCGGTGCGTGCGCGGCGCTTGCTCCGGACGACTTCCGCATCCAACTTCATGCTAAGTAAACAAGCTTCACGCATTTCATCACAGCTCGTCCCCCGCGTTTCCCATGAACAGCCCTGTCGAGAACATCGCGCCGTCAGTCACCGAAGCGACTCGAGCCCCAGGCACTCCACGCCGCGGCCACACCTATCGCTGCCAGTGCGGTCGGCCGGTCTTCTTCCACAATAGCCTGTGCCTCGCCTGTGGCGCCGCGCTTGGCTATGAACCCACTCACGCGGAGGTCCACTCGTTGCAGCCAACGAAGACCCAAGGAATCTGGCAGATCTCGGGCGCAGATGCCCCTGCGCCCCTCTACCGCCGCTGCGTCAACATCGATACACCCGCCGGCTGCAACTGGCTGGTACCCGCGGATCACCCGTCCACGCTTTGCATTGCCTGTCGTCTGAACCGCACGATCCCGAATCTCAACGAACCGGACAACTGCAGCCATTGGCGCATGATCGAAATGGCCAAACGCCGACTGGTAGGGCAACTGATCGCGATCGGGCTGCCCGTCCATTCAAAGGTCGAGGAAGATCCGGAACACGGCGTGATGTTCGATTTCCTGCGCACCCCGCCTGGGTCGGCGCCGATCATGAC
This window harbors:
- a CDS encoding L-fucose/L-arabinose isomerase family protein codes for the protein MYLPLGQYSPDIKLGFVSASRNCFPRPLAAERSEKLIAATKAAGIELTVPAGECAVIETRAHAADAAKQLIAAGCDAAVLFLGNFSPEIEDAAFVKAFPGPVLLIAAAEESAINLIQKRGDALCGLLSAAMAIRKRDVQDRVHIPELPVVSAEEGAAEIAHFVKMIKVVKGVSNATIGLFGPRPRDFETCNYNLASLLSIGVEIEELGLFDLQNEIKTIQESKAIADEQKAEMPSIPEDPNFKARLSDYEQAVRNFRDRLQLSGAASQCWSEQEFSLKHVPCFINGRMADKGFPIACENDAYSLVAELMAQYASDNTVTVLDINHSIPGNLHESLKDYPLKDMVGMFHCGNTASKLLKNPEMKYQLIMKRLMEPDTDPDITRGTIEGQISASPITVVQIHGHGDKLRAYICEGHFLDLDPKTFGCTGTAYIPGFHRFYRHVLLGAYHHHAAVAFAHVGAVLFDAFKLLGIEVIDTPLPDGVPYPGENVFRAGLVPKGR